CCCGGGCGCCCGCGCCGAGCTCCTCGGCCGGCTGGCCCACCAGCATCACCGTGCCACGCCACCGGTCCTTCGACTTCGCCAGCAGCGTGGCGGTGCCCAGCCACGTCGTCATGTGCACGTCGTGCCCGCACGCGTGCATCACCGACACCGTGGCGCCCGTGGCGTCCTTCACCTTCACCTTGCTGGCGTAGGGCAGGCCCGTCTTCTCCTCCACGGGCAGCGCGTCCAGGTCCGTGCGCAGCATCACCGTGGGGCCCGTGCCGTTGCGCATGAGCGCCACCACGCCGTGTCCGCCCACCTTCGTCGTCACCTCGTAGCCCAGCTTCTTCAGGCGCTCGGCCAGCTTCGCCGCCGTCTTCTCCTCCTGGAGTGACAGCTCGGGCGTCTGGTGCAGGTCCCGGTAGAGCGCGTCCAACTCCGGGTAGAGCGCGTCGATGCCGCCCAGGACGGGCGAGGGCGCGTCCGCCGCGAGCGCGGTACCGCCGGGCGCGGCGACACAGGCGAAGAGGGCGGCAAGCAGGGCAAGCGATTTCACCAGGCGGTCTCCTGTCCGTGGGGGGAACGGCGGGCAATAGAGCACACCTCGACGCACGGCGTTGAGGTCCGTACCCGGGGTGCACACCCATGGCTGTAATGCCTACCGAGACTCCGCTCGCAGCCCCCGCCTGGATACACGACGCCGTCTTCCTCCACGTGTACCCGCTGGGCGCCTGCGACGCCCCCGCCACCAATGACTTCCACGGTGCGCCAGTCGCGAGGCTGGACGGCCTCCTGCCATGGCTCGACCACTGGGCCGCGCTGGGGGTGAACGCCGTCTACCTGGGCCCCGTCTTCGAGTCGTCCACCCACGGCTACGACACGGCGGACTACTTCCACGTGGACCGGCGCCTCGGCGACGACGCGGCGCTTGCCCGGCTGGCGGACGGGCTGCATGCGCGGGGGATGAAGCTGGTGGTGGATGCCGTCTTCCACCACGTGGGGCGGGGCTTCTGGGCCTTCCGCGACGTGAGGGAGAAGGGGCAGGCGTCGCCGTACCGGAGCTGGTTCTCCGGCCTGCGCTTCGACGGGCGCAACCGCTTCGGCGACCCGTTCGTCTACCAGGGGTGGCGCGGGGTGGAGGAGCTGGTGAAGCTGGACCTGCGCCAGGACGCGGTGCGCCGGCACCTCTTCGACGCGGTGGCCCACTGGGTGGCGCGCTACGGCATCGACGGCCTGCGGCTGGACGCCGCGGACGACATGGACCTGGACTTCTTCGACGGGCTCCACGCCTTCTGCCGGGGCCTGGACAAGCCCCTGTGGCTGATGGGCGAGGTCATCCACGGCGACTACCGCAACTGGGCCCGGCCGGGGCGGCTGCACGCCACCACGGACTACGCGCTGTGGAAGGCGCTCTGGTCCAGCCACAACGACAGGAACTACTTCGAGCTGGCCCACACGCTGAAGCGGCAGGTGGCGCAGGGCGAGGGCATGTACGAGGGGCTCACCCTCTACACCTTCGCGGACAACCACGACGTGAACCGCGTCGCGAGCCTCCTCAAGGACCTGCGGCACCTCCCGCTGCTCTACCTGCTCCTCTTCACGCTGCCGGGCGCGCCGTCGCTGTACTACGGCGGCGAGTGGGGCAAGCAGGGACGCAAGGAGGGCGGGAATGACCGGCCGCTCCGGCCGCCGCTGCCAGCGCCGCCGGGCCCGCCCGACAATCCACCGGGCCTGCGCGCGGCCCTCTCCCGCTTCATCTCGCTCCGCCACCAGCACGAGCCGCTCAGGCGCGGGCACTACCGGGAGCTGCTCGTCCGCAACGAGCAGCTCGCCTACGCGCGCGAGCTGGGTGCCGACGCCCTCGTCGTAGCGGTCAACCTCGCGGACAAGCCGTCGGACGGGGTGGACCTGCCCATGCCGGGCGCGCCGGACGGCGAGTGGGTGGACCTGCTGGAGCCCTCGCGGCGCTTCCCGCTGCGCGGTGGGCGGCTCCAGCTCGGGCCCCTGCCACCCACGTCGGGCCGGGTGCTGCGGAAGGCCTGAGTGGCGCCTCAGCCCTCCTCGTCCCCGGCCTCCAGGGGCTCCACCCGGAACCACCGGTACCCGTACCCCTCCAGCGTCACGCGGTGCCTGCCGCCCTTGCCGGGCGCGGAGTGTGCTTCCGACAGCGCGTGGACGAGCCGCGCCGGAGGCCCTCCCGGGGAGAAGCTCACCTCGCACGCCTTGCCGGAGAGGTTGTGCAGCGTCACCAGCGTCTCGCCCTTCCAGTCGTAGCGCAGCGCGAGCACGTTCTCCGGCTTCACCCGCAGCACCTTCCACTCGCCCCAGCCCAGCTCGGGGCACTCCTTGCGCATGCGCACCATGCGCTCCATCCAGTTGAGCAGCGAGGCCGGGTCCCTGCGCTGCTGCTCCACGTTCACCTGGCGGTAGCCGTAGGGCGCCTCCGCCACCACGGGCCGGAAGGGCTCGGCCGAGCGGGTGAAGCCGCCGTGGGGCTCCGCCGACCACTGCATGGGCGTGCGCACGCTCTGGCGTTCGAAGAGGGACAGGTCCTCGCCCATGCCCAGCTCGTCCCCGTACCAGAGCACCGGCGTGCCCGGCAGTGACAGCATCAGGCTGAAGGCCAGCTCCAGCCGGCGGCGGTCTCCGGAGAGCATGGGCGCCAGGCGCCGCCTCAAGCCTCGGCCATAGAGCTGCATCTTCGGCTCCGGGCCCAGCTCGGCGAACACGCGCTTGCGCCCGGCGGCGGGCAGCCGCCCCAGGTCCAGCTCGTCGTGGTTGCGCAGGAAGTTGGCCCACTGCGCGGTGTGGGGCAGGTCCGGCGCGGAGGCCAGCGACTCCGCCAGCGGCGTGGCGTCCTCCGTCACCAGCGACAGGAAGAGGTTCTGGTTGGCGGCGAAGTTGAAGACCATCTGCATGCGGTCCCCGTCCGTGCCGTAGAAGTTCATCACCTCGTCCATGGTGACGTTGGCCTCCGCCAGGAGGATGGCGTCGCCGGTGCGCCACGTGAGGAACTCCCGCATCTCTGTCAGCAGCTGGTACGGGTCCTCGATGCCGTGGCCCTTCACGCCCTTGAGCTCCACGAGGAAGGGCACCGCGTCCACGCGGAAGCCGGACACGCCCAGCTCCAGCCAGTAGCCCATCACCTTGAGCAGCTCCTCGCGCACCTTGGGGTTGGCGACGTTGAGCTCCGGCTGGAAGGGGAAGAAGCGGTGGAAGTACCAGCCCTTCGCCTCGCGGTCATACGTCCACGTCGAGTCCTGCGAGCCGGGGAACACCATGCCCTTGTGCGCGTCCTTCGGCTTCTTGTCCGCCCAGACGTAGAAGTCGCGGAAGGGGCTGTCCGGGTCCTTTCGCGCGGACTGGAACCACGGGTGCTTGTCACTGGTGTGGTTGACCACCAGGTCGATGATGACGCGCATGCCGCGCTGCTTCGCGTGGTGGGTGAACTCCACGAAGTCGCCCGGTGAGCCCAGCCGCGGGTCCACGCCGTAGTGGTCGGTGATGTCGTAGCCGTTGTCGCGGTTGGGCGTGGGCTGGAAGGGCATCAGCCACAGACAGGTGACGCCCAGGCCCGCCAGGTAGTCCAGCCGCCGCTGGAGCCCGATGAAGTCGCCCACGCCGTCGCCGTTGCCGTCCATGAACGTCTCGACGTCCAGGCAGTACACGACCGCGTTCTTGTACCAGAGGTCCTGAATCATTCCGTCTCCCTGGGCCCAAGGGTGGGGCTTGCGCGCGGAAGTCGTCAGGGTGACCTGCATGGTGCGTGCGCCAGCGCACAACCGGGGGGCCACGCCTTCCATCAGCGGACACTCCGGTGCACGGGAGGCTCGCGGAGGCGGGGGAGGGGGCCCAACGTGCGCGGCCGCATGCTCACCCTCGGCTACCACGCCTCCCACGAACAGTTTCCTCCCAGCGAGCTGCTGCGCCTGGCGCAGAAGGCGGACGCGGCTGGCTTCACGGCGGCGCTCAACTCGGACCACTTCCACCCCTGGAACGAAGCGCAGGGGCACAGCGGCTTCGCCTGGAGCTGGATGGGCGCGGCGCTGGCCACCACGAAGCTGACCAGCGTGGGCGTGGTGAACGCCCCGGGCCAGCGCTACCACCCGGCCATCATCGCGCAGGCGCTGGGCACGCTCGCGGAGATGTTCCCCGGACGCGCCTGGGCGGCGCTGGGCAGCGGGCAGCTCGTCAACGAGGGCATCACCGGCGACACGTGGCCGCCGAAGGACCTGCGCAACGCCCGGCTGCGCGAGTGCGTGGACGTGATGCGCGCGCTCTTCCGGGGCGAGACGGTGACGCACCGGGGGCTCGTCCGCGTGGAGGAGGCGAAGCTCTACTCCCGCCCGGCGACGCCGCCCATGCTGGTGGGCGCGGCGATTACCCCCCAGACGGCGGAGTGGGTGGGCAGCTGGGCGGACGCGCTCATCACCGTGAGCAAGCCGCCGGAGGAGCTGCGGAAGATGGTGGACGCCTTCCGGCGCGGGGGCGGCGAGGGCAAGCCCATGTTCCTCAAGGTGCAGCTGTCGTGGGCGCCGGAAGAGGCGGTGGCGCTCCAGGGCGCCATGGAGCAGTGGGGCACCAACATCTTCGCCAGCTCCGTGCTGACGGACCTGCGGCGTCCCGCGCAGTTCGAGGAGATGGCGCGCACGGTGCAACCGAAGGACCTGGAGGGCCATGTGCGGGTGTCCTCCAGCCTCCAGCGTCACGTGGACTGGCTGGCGGAGGACGTGCGGCTCGGGTTCAGCCGCCTGTACCTGCACAACGTCAACCGCGGGCAGGACGCCTTCATCGAGGCGTTCGCGCAGCACGTACTCCCCGCGCTGCGCTCGGTATGACACCGCGTTGCGGTTGACGCTTTCGGGCCGGAGGCGTCTGCTTGGCGCATGTCCGAGCTCACGCCATCAGCTCCCCCGACCGATGCGGACACCCCGGCCCGCCCGGTAGGCCTCACGGAGCGCGTCAACCTGCTGGACGCACTGCGCGGCTTCGCGCTGTGCGGGGTCTTCATCTCCAACAGCTTCATGTGGTTCAGCGGCAGGACGCTCCTGCCGCGGGAGCAGGCCCAGGCGCAGATGGCGCCGCTGCTGGAGGTCGTGGTCGGCTCCCTCTACCAGTTCTTCGTGAATCAGAAGTTCATCACCCTCTTCTCGTTCCTGTTCGGGCTGGGTTTCTCCATCCAGATGTCCCGGGCCGAGGCGCGCGGGGCCTCCATCGTCCCGCTCTACACGCGGCGGCTGCTCATCCTGCTGGGCCTCGGGCTGACGCACCTGTTCGCCATCTGGGTCGGCGACATCCTCCACACGTATGCCATCGTCGGCCTGGCGCTGCTGCTCTTCCGGAGTCGCTCGACCCGGACGGTGGCGATATGGGCCTTCGGGCTGCTGGTGGTGATGCCGCTGCTGGTGCCCTCCATCCTCAAGTACGGGCCGGTGCTGCTGCACGGCGCGGAGGCGGCGGACGAGGCGGCGAAGGCGAGGACGGCGGAGGAAGCCGGCCACCGGGCACGACTGCTGGCGGCGCTGTCGAGTGACGCGTTCTTCACCGCCCAGGCGGGCAACGGGCGCTACTTCCTGGACACGCTCATCAGGCCCAACAAGCTGCTCTGGATGGGCCTCATCCTGTCCCGGTTCCTCTTCGGTCTGCTGGCGGGGCGGCTCCTCCTGCTCCAGGACGTGGAGGGGCGCCGTGCCCTGCACCGCCGCATCCTCCCCTGGGGGCTGGCGGTGGGCCTGCTGCTCAACGGCACCGGGCTGGTGATGCAGCGCCTGCGCACGGCGGGCGTCTACACGCCGCCGGACAACGTGTGGATGTTCCTGCTGAACTCCAGCCAGGAGATTGGCTACGTGGCGATGGCCGCGGGGTACGTGTCCCTCTTCGCCCTGCTGTTCCAGCGCGAGCGCTGGCGGCGGGTGCTGGGCGTCCTGGAGCCGGTGGGGCGCATGGCGCTCTCCATGTACCTGCTCCAGTCCGTCATCAGCGTGTGCCTCTACAACGGCTGGGGGCTGGGGCTCATCGGCCAGCTGCCGCCCTCGCGCGTCGTGGCGATGGCGCTGGGCATCTTCGCCGTGCAGGTGGTGCTCAGCCACTGGTGGCTGGCGCGCTTCCGCTTCGGCCCGGCCGAGTGGCTGTGGCGCTCGCTCACCTACGGCCGCGTCCAGCCCATGCGCCTGGCGGCGCGGGAGGGGGCCGCGGGAGCGGCGACGTCCTGAGGCGACGAGAGGAAGAGGTAGAGCGCGCCCGAGTGAAAAAGCCGTTGGGGATTCTGAGTTGGAGTCAGACGCCGAACCCTCGGCAGCACCCCCATAGACAAGTGGAGGTGGACGGAGTCGAACCGTCAGGCAAGCGTGTAGGACCTTTCCGGCCGGGCGCGCTCAATCCTCACGGACGGCGCGGGCAATAGACCCTGACAGGCAATTTCAGAGCGAGTTCAGGAACGCGAGCAGCGCCTCGCGGTCCTCGCGGGGCAGCCGGACGTAGCGCTCCTGCGTGGGGGCGGCCTCGCCTCCGTGCCACAGGATGGCCTCCTCCAGGTTCCGCGCCCGGCCGTCGTGCAGGAAGCGGGTGTGGCCGTTGACTGCCTCCACCAGCCCGATTCCCCACAGGGGCGGGGTGCGCCACTCCTGCCCGCTGGCCTGTCCGTCCGGACGGCCGTCCGCGAGCCCCGCTCCCAGGTCATGCAGCAGCAGGTCCGTGTACGGGAAGATTCTCTGGCGTGACAGCTCCGGGAAGCCGGGGACGTCCCCTGTCTCGAACGGCGTGGAGACGTGGCAGCCGGAGCAGCCGATGGCACGGAACACGGCCTTGCCCCGCAGCACCGGCGGCGCGTCCCAGTTCCTGCGCCGGGGCACCGCGACGAGCCGCGTGTAGAAGAGGAGCCGCTCCAGGTCTTCCGGTGTCACCTCGGGCGCGGAGCCCGCCTGCCCGGGGAACAGCTCCGTGGTGAGCCCCATGTCCGCGAACAGCGCGTGCGCGGACTGCTGGAGGACGGAGGGCTGGTTGGCCTTCCAGCCGAAGCGGCCGAGCTTCGTCCGCCGCTCGGCGACGTCCTCGACCTGATTGGGCCGGCCTGAGATTCCGTCCTGGTCCCGGTCGTCCGGGTCCGCCAGCGCGAGCAGCGCCTCCTCGGGAATCGCCTCCAGCAGCCCCAGCCCGAAGTTGACCGGAGCGACGCGAGGGGAGAAGGGCACGCCCTCGCCGAGCGGGCCCCGGGCCAGGTGCTTGAAGGTGTAGCGCGGCTGGAGCAGCGAGAAGGACTCGCCCGACGCGAACTCGTCGGAGCGCTCGTCGTAGTCCACCGTGACGCTGCCCTCGCCCGCGCTGCCGCCCACGCCGTGGAAGTCGAGCTGCTCGCCGTAGCTCGGGTGCGGCCCCCGTCCTCCCGAGGCGCTGAGCTGGAAGACGATGGAGACGGGAGGCTCCGCGGGCGAGGCCGGCGGACGCCCGCGCCCGTCCTTCACGTGGCACGTCATGCAGGAGGCCGCGCTGAAGAGCGGGCCCACGGGGACGGGCGTCTTGCGCGGGTCGCTCCAGTCACGGGCGAACACCTTCTTCCCGTGGTGGAAGTCCGGCCAGCGCGCCCGGTCCAGGTTCATGGGCGAGCGGCCGAAGGAGTTGCGCCCCGCGTCCACCACCGTGGTGGCCCCGCCCGAGAGCTCCTCTCCCGGCTCCGCCGCGGACGCGAGCTCCCCCAGCTCGAGCAGCGGTGGACGTCGCACCGTGTCGGCCCACACCGCGGTGAGCACGAGGGCGACGATGGGAATGCCTGGAAGGAACAACCGCCCGCGCATCGAAGACGCTCCTGGCCAAGCCGGAGGGGAGGGGACTCCGGGGGACGCCGGGCAGGACACAGCGCCTGCCCGGCGACACGCCCGGATGGGACGGGACTACTTCGCCTGGACGATGGACTCACCCAGGATGGTGAGCTCGCTCGCGGCGGCCTTCACGTCGATGCCCGTGAACGCGGTGTACGGATAGTGGCCATCGGCGATGACCTCGGTGAACTCGACCTCGTTGCCCGTGAGGACCCGGCCGTCATCCAGCGTCACCGAGAACGTGCCGCGGGTGTCGCGCATGCGCCACGCGCAGGCACCCACCTCGGGCTGCTCCGCGGACGCCTGCACGCCGTTCTTCCAGATGATGATGTCGTACTGGAGGAAGTCGAAATTGGCGACGACCCAGCGGATGAGGTCCCGCCAGCTGTTGAAGACCATCATGCGCCCGGCCGGCTGGGTCGACGTCCCCTGGAGGACGCCGTTGTTGTACACGCTCATCCGGTAGGCGGAGCCGCCCGGCGAGCCGGTGAAGGTCGGCAGGATGGCCGCCGAGCTCCCGTCGCGGCCCGGGACGACCTTCAGCGTGCTGACGACCTGGTCGCCAGAGCGCGCGGCCAGCTCCAGGCGTCCCTGCGGGCCGCCGAACTTGATGTCGGTGCTCTGCGACCACTTCACGGCGTTGCTGAACCTGCTGGCGACACCGTCCCGCGTCGCGTCCACGAGCCCGGAGACCTTGAGCCCCTGGGTGCTCTGGGTCAGCCGCGCGTTGCCAGTGGCGCAGCTGTTGATGCCGTCGAAGCGCTGCACACACTGCGTCTCCGCGTTCGCTTCCTGGGTCCCGAGCGCGTCCTGCGCGTCGTCGGTTCCATCGCCCTGGCAACCAGCTGCGACGCTCAGGAGCGCGGCGGCCAGCAGTCGTCCCATCATCTTCGGATGCATGTATTACCTCGTTGGTTGTGGGGATGCTGTCTGCCCGCCACACGCGTTCCGGTGCCATGTCCCCCCTGCGGCACGCGGTCCTCGTGGGCGGCGCTGGGAAGACATTGCACCCCTCGCGCCAGCGCGGTTCGTCACGGACCCGGGGCCTGCTCCAGAGGAGAGCGCCGCTGGGAGGAATTGCCTGCTGTAGCGTGCCCTGTCACATGTATCAGTGTTTCAGTGGCACGCCTCGTCACAGCGCGCGGCTGACTCAGCGGCGTCTGCCCATGAAGAGCGTGTGTCGCGTGCCCTTCGTGCCATGCGCGGCCGGGTGCAGCACCTGGACGGTGAAGCCGGCCTGCTCCATGCGGCGCTCGAAGCCGGGCGCGGGCCCCGCGCTCCAGACGCCGAGCACACCCTTCGAGCGCAGGGCCGTGGCGGCTCGCGTGAGCCCGTAGAGCCCGTAGAGCCCCTGGTTGTCGGGGTGGGTGAGGGCGCTGGGGCCGTTGTCCACGTCGAGCAGGATGACGTCGAAGGTGCTGGCATGCCGGCCCATCAGCGCGCCCACGTCGCCTTCGACGACGGTGACGCGGGAGTCCTCGAGCGGTGCGCCCGCGAGCGGGGCGAGCAGGCCCCGGTTCCAGGACACCACCGCCGGCAGCAGCTCCGCCACCGTCACGCGCACGCCGGGGCCCACGCGGTCCAGCACGGCCCGGACCGTGTAGCCGAAGCCCAGGCCTCCCACTAGCACCCGGCCCGTGCCCCGGCTCACGAGGTCCGCGCAGCCCGCCTCCGCCAGCGCCTCTTCGGAGCCATGCCTCCGGCTGGACATGAGCGTCTGTCCGCGCACCCGCAGGACGTACTCGTCACCGCGCCGGGCCAGTGTGACTTCCCCCACCTCGGGGACCTGCGTGGTGTCGAGCGTCTCCCAGGGCTTCATGCAGGGGGCTCTTCGCGCGGAGGCCGCGCCACGTCAAGGCACTCCGGTGCCGCCGACACGTCGGCCCGACACGTCGGCGGGGTGCCCGGCAGCGGCCGCACGAGGGATTCCAGGCACCTGCGTCCCGGCACGACCGCTGCACTGGGGTCCGGCAACGAAAGGAAACGCCCATGTCCTCCACTTTCAGCACCGCGCAGGTCGCCATCACGCTGTCCGCCATCTCGTACCTGGGGCAGCTCAACACGAACTCCGAGCGCTTCACCCTGATGAACCAGGCCATGGCCTCCACGGTGCAGGGCGGGTGGAACATCGTCTGGGGCCCGGCGACGCAGGGCGAGGACCTCGTCTACGTCGCCTCCAACAATGCAGGCGAGTACGCGGTGGTGGTGCGGGGCACGCTGTTCGACCGCATCGAGGACGTCATCCAGGACAAGCGCGTCAAGAAGCAGGAGCCGCTGCCCTTCACCGCCGCGCCCTCGTTCTCGGGGGCCATGGTGTCCGAGGGTGTGGTGGAGGTCTGGACGAACATCGACAAGATGGTCTCCTCGGTGCCGGGCTCGGGCACGGGCTCGCTCTTGTCGTTCCTGCAGGGACTGTCGGGCGCGCCGAGCATCCTCATCACCGGCCACAGCCTCGGCGGGCAGATGGCCACCGTGCTCGCGGCGTGGTTCCAGAGCGCGCTCACCGGGGCCACCCTCCTGCCCCTCACCTTTGCCGCGCCCACGGCGGGCAACCCGGCCTTCGCCTCGGCCTTCGACACCGCCTTCGGCAGCGCCATGCGCTACTTCAACACGCTGGACGTGGTGCCCCGCCTGTGGCCGGCCAGCGGGCTGGAGTCCATCCTGTCGATGTACGTCGGAGGGCCGCAGTGCGGCTGGCTCTGCAAGAAGGCAGTGGAGGGGACCCTGGAAGCGCTCCAGAAGGCGGGCCTGACGTACCAGCAGCCCGCCTCCAGCACGAGCCTCCCCGGCCAGCTCTACTCCACGGGCCTCGTCGGGAAGTTCGAGTCCGAGGTGAACGACCAGCACCGGGCGCTCTATTACATGTACCTGCTGGGCATCCCGCTCACGACCATCCAGGCCCTCAACAGCACGTGGGCTCCGCCGTCCCAGGTCGCGGCCCGCTCCGTGGGCTGAGCGGCGTCCCGGCTCCGTCATCGGGCTGAACCACGGGCCCGGGGACGAAAGACAACGGGCCCGGAACCGGTGAGCGGTTCCGAGCCCGTGCTCCATGAGGCCTGCCCCGCGCGTTACGCCGAGCGCTTCACGTTCTTCGCGGTGTCCACCAGCACCTTGGCGAACGTGAGGCCGTTGGGGCCCGCGTCGGCCTGGATGTGGTCGCCAGGGACGAACTCGGCGTTGAGCACCTTCAGCGCCAGCGTGTCCAGCAGGTACTTCTGGATGGCGCGCTTCAGCGGTCGGGCGCCGTACGTCGGGTCGTAGCCGCGCTCCGCGAGGAAGTCGCGCGCCTTGTCCGTCAGCTCCAGCGTGAGCCGCTTGTCGGCCAGCAGCTTCGACAGCCTTCCGAGCTGCAGGTCCACGATGCGGAAGATGTCCTTCTTGCGCAGCGGCTCGAAGACGACGACCTCGTCCACGCGGTTGAGGAACTCCGGCCGGAAGTGTCCGCGCAGCGCGTCCATCACCTCGTCGCGCGTCTTCTCGTCCAGCACGTCCTTGCCCGCCATGCCCGCCTGGATGTCCTGCGAGCCCAGGTTGGACGTCATGATGAGCACCGTGTTCTTGAAGTCCACCGTGCGGCCCTGGCTGTCCGTCAGCCGGCCCTCGTCCAGAATCTGGAGGAGGACGTTGAACACGTCCTGGTGCGCCTTCTCGATTTCGTCGAAGAGCACCACCGTGTACGGCCGCCGGCGCACCGCCTCGGTGAGCTGGCCGCCCTCGTCGTAGCCGACGTAGCCCGGAGGCGCGCCGACCAGCCGCGACACGGCGTGCTTCTCCATGTACTCGGACATGTCGATGCGGACCATGGCCGCGTCGTCGTCGAAGAGGAACTCCGCCAGCGCCTTCGCCGTCTCCGTCTTGCCCACGCCCGTGGGGCCCAGGAAGATGAACGAGCCGATGGGACGGTTCGGGTCCTGCAGCCCGCTGCGCGCGCGGCGCACGGCGTTGGACACGGCCTCAATCGCGCTGCGCTGGCCAATCACCCGGTTCGCCAGCCGCTCCTCCATGTGGACCAGCTTCTGGACCTCGCCCTCCATCAGCCGCGAGACGGGGATGCCCGTCCACTTGGCCACGACCTCGGCGATGTCGTCCGCGTCGACTTCTTCCTTGAGGAACTTCTGCGTCTTCTGCAGCTCGGCCAGCTTCTCGTTCTGCGCCTTCAGCTCCTTCTCCAAGGAGGGGATGACGCCGAACTTCAGCTCCGCCGCCTTGTTCAGGTCGCCCTGACGCTCGGCCGCCGCCTGGTCGTTCTTCGCCTTCTCCAGCTTCTCCTTCAGGCCGCGGATGGCGCCAATGGCCTGCTTCTCCGCGTCCCAGTGCACCTTGAGTGCGTTGAACTTCTCGCCCAGGTTCGCCAGCTCGCGCTCAATCTGGCCCAGCCGCTCCTGCGAGTGGGGGTCCGTCTCCTTCTTCAGGCCCTCCTTCTCGATTTGCAGCTGCGTCATCTTGCGGCGCACGTCGTCCAGCTCCGTCGGCATCG
Above is a window of Pyxidicoccus xibeiensis DNA encoding:
- the clpB gene encoding ATP-dependent chaperone ClpB, with translation MRLDKYTVKAQEAIHEGQSLARRADHPQYEPEHLATALLGQKDGIVEPLLRKIGVDAKLFAARLAEALGKLPRMQGGEAAMLGQRLLKTFDKAEDEAKGLKDEFISSEHLLLALTHDKGSVGEVMKSSGVTRERVLAGLKEVRGSGRVTSQDAEATYQALEKYGRDLTEAARSGKLDPVIGRDEEIRRCIQVLSRRTKNNPVLIGEPGVGKTAIAEGLARRIIDGDVPEGLKNKRLVSLDLGAMVAGAKYRGEFEERLKAVLKEIADAAGEIILFIDEMHTIVGAGKAEGAMDAGNMLKPALARGELHCIGATTLDEYRKHIEKDAALERRFQPVMVGEPSVHDTISILRGLKERYEVHHGVRIQDNALVAAATLSHRYISDRFLPDKAIDLVDESSSRLRIEIDSMPTELDDVRRKMTQLQIEKEGLKKETDPHSQERLGQIERELANLGEKFNALKVHWDAEKQAIGAIRGLKEKLEKAKNDQAAAERQGDLNKAAELKFGVIPSLEKELKAQNEKLAELQKTQKFLKEEVDADDIAEVVAKWTGIPVSRLMEGEVQKLVHMEERLANRVIGQRSAIEAVSNAVRRARSGLQDPNRPIGSFIFLGPTGVGKTETAKALAEFLFDDDAAMVRIDMSEYMEKHAVSRLVGAPPGYVGYDEGGQLTEAVRRRPYTVVLFDEIEKAHQDVFNVLLQILDEGRLTDSQGRTVDFKNTVLIMTSNLGSQDIQAGMAGKDVLDEKTRDEVMDALRGHFRPEFLNRVDEVVVFEPLRKKDIFRIVDLQLGRLSKLLADKRLTLELTDKARDFLAERGYDPTYGARPLKRAIQKYLLDTLALKVLNAEFVPGDHIQADAGPNGLTFAKVLVDTAKNVKRSA